One region of Myxocyprinus asiaticus isolate MX2 ecotype Aquarium Trade chromosome 38, UBuf_Myxa_2, whole genome shotgun sequence genomic DNA includes:
- the nsrp1 gene encoding nuclear speckle splicing regulatory protein 1, which produces MATSGKQYGLILPQKSKSKSVPVVRPSVFGDDSDDETSVAESLQKEAVKKKMMKQTRLEMQKALEEDSTVYEYDNVYDDIQKQRLESNKKMLGGKDRKPKYINQLIRAVEERKKEQERRDEKKIQKEREAEGEKFADKEAFVTSAYRQKLKERQEELEKERREAELEAALDVKKQKDLSGFYRHLLNQTVGEEAVPDRTAQREEKATGSAATERSPTRESPPKQRESEADSHSDEDQSDKKAEFTKSATKSNQSKRQYRQKSPVSDSGDERERERKEAKERSHKETGRDRGKEKEKMRDRERVDKYSHRKEDRDRRRDRERDGGREEDRSRDRKKEEIARDKKKEEGRGRDRRERDRDKEDRHGKKDRRDSSPKDREHDRKGEQERDRQENSPKDREQDQKGEQELDKDGHKDRDSHKMDNKRKNRDEEKTRAKKTESDKEKEKSVEAENKSDTQQELSKFAKRSCEQTVNSARDRYLARQLARSAVKPYVEKEED; this is translated from the exons ATGGCGACCTCTGGTAAACA GTACGGGCTCATTTTGCCCCAGAAGAGTAAATCAAAATCAGTCCCTGTCGTCCGCCCGTCTGTGTTTGGAGATGATTCTGATGATGAG ACCTCTGTTGCGGAGAGCTTGCAGAAGGAGGCAGTCAAGAAGAAGATGATGAAGCAG ACCCGCCTTGAGATGCAAAAGGCACTTGAGGAGGACAGCACTGTGTATGAATATGACAATGTGTATGATGATATACAGAAGCAGAGACTGGAGAGCAATAAGAAAATGCTTGGTGGAAAAGACCGCAAG CCCAAGTACATAAACCAGTTGATCCGTGCGGTGGAAGAGAGGAAAAAGGAACAAGAGCGACGTGACGAGAAGAAGATCCAGAAGGAAAGAGAAGCGGAGGGCGAGAAGTTTGCAGATAAAGAAGCATTTGTCACATCAGCATATCGACAGAAACTTAAAGAAAGACAGGAGGAGTTGGAAAAGGAGAGGAGAGAAGCAGAGTTGGAAG CTGCCTTGGATGTTAAGAAGCAGAAGGATCTCAGTGGATTTTATAGACATCTTCTCAATCAGACAGTTGGAGAGGAGGCAGTGCCTGATCGTACTGCACAAAG agAGGAGAAAGCTACAGGTTCTGCAGCAACAGAAAGGTCACCAACACGAGAATCCCCACcaaaacagagagagagtgaggctGACTCCCACAGTGATGAGGACCAGAGTGACAAGAAGGCAGAGTTCACCAAGAGCGCTACAAAAAGTAACCAATCAAAACGGCAATACAGACAAAAGTCTCCTGTTTCAGACAGCggggatgagagagagagggaaagaaaagAGGCCAAAGAAAGAAGTCACAAAGAAACAGGAAGGGATAGGGGAAAGGaaaaagagaaaatgagagacagagagagagtagaCAAGTACAGTCACAGAAAAGAGGACAGGGACCGCAGAAGAGACAGGGAACGAGATGGTGGGAGAGAAGAGGACAGAAGCCGAGACAGGAAGAAAGAAGAAATAGCCCGAGACAAAAAGAAAGAAGAGGGCAGAGGCCGAGACAGGAGGGAAAGGGACAGAGATAAAGAAGACAGACATGGTAAAAAAGACAGAAGAGACAGCAGTCCTAAAGACAGAGAACACGACAGAAAAGGAGAGCAGGAGCGAGACAGACAGGAAAACAGCCCAAAAGACAGAGAACAGGATCAGAAAGGAGAACAGGAGCTGGACAAAGATGGACACAAGGACAGAGATAGCCATAAAATGGACAACAAAAGGAAAAACAGGGATGAAGAAAAAACGAGAGCGAAAAAGACTGAGAGTGATAAGGAGAAAGAGAAGTCTGTGGAAGCTGAAAATAAAAGTGACACACAACAAGAGCTTAGTAAATTTGCAAAACGCAGCTGTGAACAGACTGTAAATTCAGCCAGGGACAGATACCTGGCCCGGCAGCTTGCCCGTTCTGCCGTAAAACCCTATGTGGAAAAAGAGGAGGACTAG